From the genome of Proteus vulgaris, one region includes:
- a CDS encoding T6SS phospholipase effector Tle1-like catalytic domain-containing protein yields MSKQINSIFIETIEAEATKAISTIRSQGDPCWAPPLFPKDGRLKLTQKQIRNNHEKLTNKEKEYYQNAKKQKKALCCKTLHVSLFFDGTNNNNYNDTKASTPPHPSNVAKLYHASSPEKNEVKNKGFYSYYIPGVGTPFPDIGTDEYYSDGLIFATGGEARISWGLIQVCDAIYHAVTGDGLSLADKRDLLKEMSTDLNFESMINTDLDSTDIFYGVTGAVAMGSLGLIVGSAYSKFNKTYNPVKPLNDLLKPLKWKISKVKPHIVALKIYAYGFSRGAAEARTFVYWLNQFLNYHFEELPHAWKKPCPLGTIYSLPVSVEFLGLFDTVAAVGLANVIPGATGHNGWASGTQQLPKSSLVKNICHLVAAHEQRQCFTVDSIRTPEGHYPLNSVEVIYPGVHSDIGGGYPPGDQGKARNHHKELLSQITLHDMYAAAIDAGAPLAIREDILIQLPEIKNEYSFRIISPSALKEFAISEDLVDKFNSWRNYTLPEQPALSNHITATSNETLCFIPPRFVTSTLEYAMEIQLILITAWRIGRYGTKQSEKINLTYQPFFTNAPQHPDISVEPYDAKFSRQATAVLALEYEKKAKDIAEKTSLRDKEKKTITGLSNWKPSDKNIGPPLFDATNARGQLWEASLEFKFELEDLKGVSRPTPLIKINQKSKVECQQEAQWFKKVHGEGSSIYQTHLENCKNDPEVIFPSDVISQANLLNALQSANKYVYIATTQDERQEYLSLKRLAVPYLEK; encoded by the coding sequence ATGTCCAAGCAAATAAACTCCATTTTTATTGAAACTATAGAAGCAGAAGCCACTAAAGCTATTTCAACCATAAGATCTCAAGGTGATCCTTGTTGGGCTCCCCCCTTATTTCCTAAAGATGGGCGCTTAAAACTTACTCAGAAACAAATTCGTAATAATCATGAAAAATTAACAAATAAAGAAAAGGAATATTATCAAAACGCTAAAAAACAAAAAAAAGCGTTATGTTGTAAAACATTACACGTGAGTTTATTTTTTGATGGTACTAATAATAATAATTACAATGATACTAAAGCATCAACTCCACCACATCCCTCTAATGTTGCTAAGCTTTATCATGCCTCTTCTCCTGAAAAGAATGAAGTTAAGAATAAGGGTTTCTATAGTTATTATATTCCTGGTGTTGGTACCCCTTTTCCAGATATCGGCACTGATGAGTACTATTCTGATGGATTAATTTTTGCAACCGGTGGCGAAGCTCGAATAAGTTGGGGATTAATTCAAGTTTGTGATGCAATTTACCATGCAGTAACAGGTGATGGTCTCTCTTTAGCAGATAAACGAGACCTACTTAAAGAAATGAGTACAGATTTAAATTTTGAATCAATGATAAATACCGATCTAGACTCTACGGATATTTTTTATGGCGTGACTGGAGCCGTCGCTATGGGTAGTCTAGGGTTAATCGTTGGTTCCGCATATAGTAAATTTAATAAAACCTATAATCCCGTCAAACCGTTAAACGATTTACTTAAACCGCTAAAATGGAAAATATCTAAAGTAAAACCGCATATTGTCGCTTTAAAAATTTACGCTTATGGATTTTCTCGAGGTGCAGCAGAAGCACGTACTTTTGTTTACTGGCTTAATCAATTTTTAAATTATCATTTTGAAGAGTTACCTCACGCATGGAAAAAACCGTGTCCTTTGGGAACCATTTATAGTTTACCTGTTTCCGTTGAATTTCTAGGCTTATTTGACACTGTTGCTGCGGTGGGATTAGCTAATGTTATCCCTGGCGCTACGGGACATAATGGCTGGGCAAGTGGTACACAACAGTTGCCAAAGTCATCACTTGTCAAAAATATTTGTCATCTTGTTGCTGCCCATGAACAGAGACAATGTTTTACTGTTGACTCAATTAGAACACCTGAAGGCCATTATCCCTTGAATTCTGTTGAAGTCATTTACCCAGGAGTACACTCTGATATTGGTGGAGGTTATCCACCAGGCGACCAAGGTAAAGCAAGGAATCACCATAAAGAATTATTATCACAAATCACATTACATGATATGTATGCAGCAGCAATCGATGCAGGAGCACCATTAGCGATTAGAGAAGATATTCTTATACAATTACCAGAAATTAAAAATGAATATTCTTTCCGGATAATATCTCCATCAGCTCTAAAAGAATTTGCAATATCAGAAGATTTAGTAGATAAATTTAACTCTTGGCGAAACTATACTTTACCTGAACAGCCTGCTTTATCTAATCATATTACTGCTACTAGTAATGAAACCTTATGTTTTATACCTCCACGTTTTGTAACGAGTACTTTAGAATATGCTATGGAAATTCAGCTTATTTTAATCACAGCCTGGAGAATTGGCCGCTATGGTACAAAACAAAGTGAAAAAATTAATTTAACGTATCAACCATTTTTTACAAATGCACCGCAACACCCTGACATTTCAGTCGAACCTTATGATGCTAAATTTTCAAGACAAGCTACAGCGGTGTTAGCTCTAGAATATGAGAAAAAAGCAAAAGATATCGCTGAGAAAACATCACTCAGAGATAAAGAAAAAAAGACAATAACTGGCCTTTCTAATTGGAAACCAAGTGATAAAAATATAGGGCCACCACTTTTTGATGCAACAAATGCTAGAGGTCAGTTATGGGAGGCATCTTTAGAATTTAAATTTGAATTAGAAGATTTAAAAGGAGTATCCAGACCTACGCCTCTAATAAAAATAAACCAAAAATCAAAAGTAGAATGTCAACAAGAAGCACAATGGTTTAAAAAAGTGCATGGTGAAGGATCATCAATATATCAAACACATTTAGAAAACTGTAAAAATGATCCTGAAGTTATTTTTCCATCTGATGTTATATCTCAAGCAAATTTACTAAACGCATTACAATCTGCTAATAAGTATGTCTACATAGCGACAACTCAAGATGAAAGACAAGAATATCTAAGTTTAAAGCGATTAGCAGTACCATATTTAGAAAAATAA
- a CDS encoding type VI secretion system Vgr family protein → MNLKKTTQTLLNGHNRYHLTVQECDVLLDVEHFTGREAISEPYHYQITFTCQAQDLQPQQLLRRSATLSFTPPINSITDLATQEPITKQVHGVITQFRRLSGSVDEARYQLVIEPVFALLRHQIRSHRFFLNQSVPDVVSQILREHNFKDWEFEFTLKNEYPKREQINQYNESDRQFIERLLSEVGIFYSFYLQDQTQTEVIRFADRQSAYTFDKTLPLNSPSGMNDNHQESVWGLSLHHQVVEQNVFTKDYNHRQAQDTLLSAVADMTRGEGDEIHYGEVYHYRARHLTRGDKLTPEAETANFWARLDHERFLTRQTRLKGESNADFLSPLQVLSITDNAIPSSLPSVFQSPILITRLRFSGGREKALQVRFNAIPYSETLCWRPVIKPRPIITGTLTARITSAKDNDIYAHQNEHGFYWVKFDADRDEKPMGYESMPVRLAKPYAGDTYGMHFPLIQGTEVAIAFHEGDPDRPYIAHVLHDSRHPDHVTDRNNTRNVIRTPANNKLRMEDKRGQEHIKLSTEYGGKSQLSLGHIVDANRDKRGEGFELRTDSWGAIRAGKGLFISADNQAKAGGEVLAMEEAIEQLEQALSLARNLQKAAIVAHASSNDLESQSSLNSTLKYLSSAGMLLHAPKGIGILSPKAIMLSSGVESIGIISGHNTDISAENSITATASETISLFARKSGMKLFAGQGKLELQAQDDELNAIALSNILLSSEQGKVLIKAEQELTLTCGDAYITLKNGNIELGCPKNILLRSSNVQKMGAASLSTPINELPRGFSGEYVLTSEQTGEPLAFTSYKITTEEGEEYNGVSDKDGKTLTIYTSYPNSLEIEFPDTIHDEQFKATNILTGAPIPNYPYYMTSNNGKILFGYTNSEGLTERFETGVESDIKILWGDEALEKIELGETNAE, encoded by the coding sequence ATGAACTTAAAAAAAACAACTCAGACTCTACTTAATGGACACAATCGCTATCATCTTACTGTACAAGAGTGTGATGTTTTACTTGATGTAGAACACTTCACAGGACGCGAAGCAATAAGTGAACCCTACCATTATCAAATTACCTTTACTTGCCAAGCTCAAGATTTACAGCCACAACAACTCTTGCGCCGTAGTGCAACGCTATCCTTTACACCGCCAATTAATAGTATTACCGATTTGGCAACGCAAGAGCCCATCACTAAGCAAGTTCATGGTGTTATCACACAATTTCGGCGTTTATCAGGTTCGGTGGATGAAGCGCGTTATCAACTCGTTATTGAGCCTGTCTTTGCATTATTACGTCATCAAATCCGCTCTCATCGATTTTTTCTCAATCAATCTGTGCCCGATGTTGTAAGCCAAATTTTACGTGAGCATAATTTTAAAGATTGGGAGTTTGAATTTACACTTAAAAATGAATATCCCAAACGCGAGCAAATTAATCAATACAATGAGAGTGATCGCCAATTTATTGAACGACTATTAAGTGAAGTCGGTATTTTTTACTCTTTTTATTTACAAGACCAAACACAAACCGAAGTCATCCGTTTTGCCGATCGCCAAAGCGCTTACACCTTTGATAAAACACTACCTTTAAATAGCCCATCGGGCATGAATGATAATCACCAAGAAAGTGTATGGGGATTATCATTACACCATCAAGTGGTCGAACAGAATGTATTCACCAAAGACTATAACCATCGTCAAGCGCAAGACACATTATTATCTGCAGTTGCTGATATGACACGTGGTGAAGGTGATGAAATCCACTATGGTGAAGTTTATCATTACCGAGCAAGACATCTTACTCGTGGCGATAAACTCACACCTGAAGCAGAAACGGCAAACTTTTGGGCAAGACTCGATCATGAACGTTTTCTCACTCGACAAACGCGCTTAAAAGGTGAAAGTAATGCCGACTTTTTATCACCGCTACAAGTCCTTTCAATCACTGATAACGCAATACCTTCATCATTACCGTCTGTGTTTCAATCACCGATTTTAATCACTCGCTTACGCTTTAGTGGTGGTCGAGAAAAAGCACTACAAGTGCGGTTTAATGCCATTCCTTATAGTGAAACACTTTGTTGGCGTCCAGTTATTAAACCTCGTCCAATTATTACAGGCACACTGACTGCGCGTATTACGAGTGCAAAAGATAACGATATTTACGCTCACCAAAATGAACACGGTTTTTATTGGGTAAAATTTGATGCTGACCGTGATGAAAAACCCATGGGCTATGAAAGTATGCCAGTACGCTTGGCAAAACCTTATGCAGGTGACACTTACGGGATGCATTTTCCGTTAATTCAAGGTACTGAAGTCGCTATCGCCTTTCATGAGGGCGACCCAGACCGGCCTTACATCGCCCATGTATTGCATGATTCGCGTCATCCCGATCATGTAACGGATAGAAACAACACTCGTAATGTGATTCGTACCCCTGCAAATAATAAATTGCGAATGGAGGATAAACGTGGACAGGAGCATATTAAACTCAGCACCGAATATGGTGGTAAATCTCAGTTAAGCTTAGGTCATATTGTCGATGCCAATCGTGATAAACGTGGCGAAGGTTTTGAGTTACGCACTGACAGTTGGGGAGCAATAAGAGCAGGTAAAGGATTGTTTATTAGTGCAGATAATCAAGCCAAAGCAGGTGGTGAAGTGCTGGCAATGGAGGAGGCTATTGAACAATTAGAGCAGGCTTTATCACTCGCTAGAAATCTACAAAAAGCAGCTATAGTCGCTCATGCCAGTAGCAATGATTTAGAAAGTCAATCAAGTTTAAATTCAACTTTAAAATATTTATCCTCCGCAGGTATGCTTTTACATGCACCAAAAGGTATTGGTATTTTAAGTCCCAAAGCTATTATGCTTTCTTCTGGAGTTGAAAGCATTGGGATCATATCGGGCCATAATACGGATATTAGTGCAGAAAATTCAATAACAGCAACAGCGAGTGAAACAATAAGTTTATTTGCTAGAAAATCAGGAATGAAATTATTTGCAGGACAAGGAAAATTAGAATTACAAGCTCAGGATGATGAATTAAATGCCATCGCATTAAGCAATATATTATTAAGTAGTGAGCAAGGTAAGGTTCTTATTAAAGCTGAGCAAGAGCTTACTTTAACTTGTGGTGATGCTTATATTACGCTTAAAAATGGAAATATTGAACTGGGTTGTCCTAAAAATATTCTATTAAGATCATCTAATGTCCAAAAAATGGGAGCTGCTTCCTTATCAACCCCAATTAATGAACTTCCTCGAGGTTTTAGTGGTGAATATGTATTAACGAGTGAACAAACTGGAGAGCCATTGGCTTTCACTTCTTATAAAATCACAACAGAGGAAGGCGAAGAATATAATGGAGTTTCTGATAAAGATGGGAAAACACTAACTATCTATACGTCTTATCCCAACTCATTAGAAATCGAATTTCCTGATACCATTCACGATGAGCAATTCAAAGCAACCAATATATTGACAGGAGCTCCTATTCCTAATTACCCATATTATATGACATCAAATAACGGTAAGATTTTATTTGGATATACAAACAGTGAGGGATTAACAGAACGATTTGAAACAGGTGTTGAATCTGACATCAAAATTTTATGGGGAGATGAAGCACTAGAAAAAATAGAACTAGGAGAAACAAATGCCGAATAA
- a CDS encoding type VI secretion system amidase effector protein Tae4: protein MPNKETTAKTNGNSNSIKTLSLNVLQFEKLWDAYPSSTIEHKDPKTRDDVFSDHCAIHVSEALYQCGILMRSFHGTRCWHCPTPDDKTKKGIHAIRAQELSNYLQNQPFAGCPKAIELTGSSYESVISDKTGIIFFQDYWLRAGEKTATGDHIDLWNKGELAGSGTIGSFFRVTFPNFTESFTDLFGSNARVTSLEKAKKVLFWEIL, encoded by the coding sequence ATGCCGAATAAAGAGACAACAGCTAAAACTAATGGAAACTCAAATTCGATCAAAACACTCTCACTTAATGTCTTACAATTTGAGAAATTATGGGATGCTTATCCATCTTCAACAATAGAACACAAAGATCCTAAAACGCGAGATGATGTTTTTTCAGATCACTGTGCTATACATGTCAGTGAAGCACTATATCAATGTGGAATACTCATGAGGAGTTTCCATGGTACTCGTTGTTGGCATTGCCCAACACCTGACGATAAAACAAAAAAAGGGATACATGCAATTAGGGCACAAGAATTAAGTAATTATTTACAAAATCAACCTTTTGCAGGTTGTCCTAAAGCAATAGAATTAACTGGGAGTTCATACGAAAGCGTAATATCAGATAAAACTGGCATTATATTCTTTCAAGATTATTGGTTACGGGCAGGAGAAAAAACAGCAACAGGAGACCATATTGATTTATGGAATAAAGGTGAATTAGCCGGTAGTGGAACAATAGGCTCTTTTTTTAGAGTGACTTTTCCTAATTTTACAGAAAGTTTTACTGACTTATTTGGTTCAAATGCGCGAGTAACATCCCTTGAAAAAGCAAAAAAAGTTCTTTTTTGGGAGATTTTATGA